The window TATTTAACAATTTTCTACCTTTTATGACTGCAATTTTGTGAAATTAGATAATAAAGAAGCTAACTTTTTGCTagaaaggattttttttttgtgtgtgtgtgtgttcgaAGCCTTTGAATCTTACCTACTGCTTTTGTTTGCAAAACAATTAATGCAAATGAAGTTTTAGtcagtaatttataatttttagttgGTACATGTTTgatatttcttttccttttgtagcaaattatgtatatataactcAAAGTCTTTACTTTGAATCTAACTCCGTTGTGTATAGGCTGACTATGTTGTTATAATTGTCtcttcttttttgaaaaaaaaaaatactttcatGTAATGATATCAGAAGGCCTAATGACCTCAAAAAAAGAATCAGAAATATTCATTTTGCTGCTCTAGACTGCTTTAGTGATACTGGTTGATTAATGAAACACATAGACATATTCTCTCCTTCCCCAAAAGGGTGTTCCAAGATGCATCAGATGGGAAAGATTCCATATGCAATGCCAATAAATCCATGTGCTGAGTATATTCCCTGATGCTGAGTATTTTGCTTGCCATAGTGGACAACAGTTGTACATGACAAATAATTAAGTAGGGAGTTCGCAATCAGAAGTTCAGAACCACGATATTGATAAAGTAATAACCCTGTCAAGATTTTATGAGTAAGAAACTTATATCCAAAGTAGAAAGTACGAGGTGGATAGGGTTATTACCATATAGGTTTATGGGTATTGCATTACTGAAACTAGGACATTTCCAACCGTACTTTATGTCACTCAACCTAATTAAGGTCTTTAACTAGGAAAATGAATTCAGATTAAAGAGAAGTACTATTTTTACTTTTGAGGATTAAGGCTAATAGTGACAATGTAAAAAAGAATCAAATTCTTTTGGGGTCATACATGGTGGTAACATGCATTCGCACCTCGCTCTTTGCACACAGACACAGGCGCGTTCCTGTTTGTGAAACGTCTAGGGTGGATGTTTACGGACAATGTTTGTTTAAGGAACTAGACCATTGGCCATTTTTCTGGAGGCCAGCCCAGTGATATTGACCTTCAAGAAATCACTTGATGTCAGCAACAATTTGTTGCAAAAAGAAAGTTATTGTAGGtaatattaattgttttatCAAGTTTTGGGCTTCTTCGATTAGGTTTTACTTTGTtcccaattatatatattttttgtgtaaGTAAATGAAGTAAATTACCCTCCGTATCACACTTCCCACAGTAGGACATAATTCATGTTTCTGCAGGAGTCTGTTGTTGAAGTTATGATGCATGGGAGACCTGCTTCATCAAATTTTTGTGTAAATTAAATAGCGGAACTGGATCCTGTCTATTTTGTATCAATAGGCAGCCATAGTGTAGTTGTAGAACAATGTCGATAGCAACTCTTTGCTATGGACATGGAGTTATTCAAAGTAGTAGTTTCTGATATTTCATGGACATGttagattaaatatataattttatctgaAACCTCAAACGTGAACATATTATGGTAATTCTTTGCATCATAATTCAATGATCTTAAATTACTCAGACCTGGTTTTAATGTGAAAGACTGTTTCATTGACATGTCATTTTTGTTCATCGCCACCTTACGGATACTGTTGCATCTGTTATTTGGCTTTGTTGTTTTGGCAGAAGTGCATGTCTCTGCATTGCCTTTTCACCTTTATTGTTTTTCATATATCAAAAACTCCGGCTTCAGTTCTGCATCACTGTTACTTTCAACCTAAAAGAACTACTAGATACTTCATACTTTAAGCAatgattttatttctttttgtttATTCATTGTTTTTGGGACTAAGATATAGTATTCAGCTGTTCTTAATGAATAATACTTGTCAGCTGCTTACTTGTGATGAGGTAAGAGCTTTATGAAGATTAGCTATGTTTAGTGCTATGTTGTGTCTATGGTTGGTTTAACAAGTGCCCGACAGGTACCTGATGAAATGCCTCCAGAAGTTCAACCAGGACATCTACAAGAGACAGATAGCATTTTTAATACATGTGAGAAGGAGTATCTAAACGTTTAATGTTATTTTGTTTCCAGAGATAATTGTGATATACTGCCAGTTGCTTATATGTTTTCCGACATATCTTGACTTGTGTGCAGTTGTGGGATTTTCGGACGGTGTTGcacattttaattttgattcacATCTCGAGAAGTTCAGCTCTGGGTTCAAAAATGGTGATAGTGGTACAATATTTGTATCAGATTCATCAACCACTCTGTCACCAGTATTGAAGTGTAATTCACTTGAGAAGATTAATTCTGAATCAAATAGAAAATTGTCCTTTAAACATGAGTCTGAAACATTAAAAGATATGAATCATTCAGAACTTCATACCTCATATGCGACTAAAAATGCTGAGAAACAGGTGGATGTTTCAGATCACTTGTTAAGAGGCGTTGGTTCTGATCATATGGAAAAAGACACTGCTTTCTCTCTAGGTATTACTGGTGAAGGAGTGTCATACTCTAGCAGAAATGTGCAAGATGATGAAGGTAGAGTAGTTGGTCGAGACATAGGACTTGGAAGCTTTAATGTGCATGAAAGTGAACCCTCCTGCCAGCGTAACAATGTTTGTGCTTCACAGAGAAGATCTCGTAAACCTACACTAAGGTACATTGATGAATCATCAGAACCAATTTCTAAGCACTCTAAGAAGAGACGGAGAATTTCTACAGCTCCTTCAGCTATGAAGACTTCAGGAGTTGGAAGCAATGCTATTAAATCCAGGACACCTGTGCTGTGTTCAGATGAATCATTTATGGAAGCAATTCAAGTACCTTTTGACTCTCAAGTGCAGGTACCAGTTGAATCTCAAAAACAGGTACCAGTAGACTCTCGGGTGAAAGTACTCGTTGACTCTCGAGTAAAAGTACCAGTTGACTCTCAAGTGAAAGTACCAGTTTACTCTCATGTGAAAGCACCAGTTGACTACAAAAAACAAGCACAAGGCGAATCTCAAGTATGGAAAGAGTGTCGGAAGCAACTTGCTCTTGTTGAGGTAATGAAGAAGGTTACTTTGACATCAAATCTTCAAATCTTCCAGTGCAGTTTATGACTGAACACTTCTCCCCCaacccccctccccctccctccccccctctctctgttTCTGGATATACAAAGACATGCACATATCAAGTAATTGTTATTTAGatgtggaaaaaaaaaacatgctgAGTTGGTGACTGGAAATAATGAAGTCATCAAATTTTAGTCTTTTTAACATAACCATTTAATTAGCTACTACCCATTGCACATAGATTGAGGTGATGGGTTTTAGATGGCTCTCTGACACGttaagaatattttatattctatttttGGATGGCAAAGGATTTATTAAGGTTATTCGATTGATCCCAAATCCTGCTGTCtctgataaataataaaaatttatattcagtATCACACGCCAGACTCTGCAACAGAGACATCTCTAGATAAGTTAGAACATGACTTCAGTACACCAGTAATTTCGAAGAAGGTTAAATGTTCACGGAAGCATAAGGTGTGGACTATTGCGGAGGTGAGGGACCTGATTGATGGTGTATCGCAATATGGAGTTGGAAAGTGGACCGAGATAAAGAAACTCTTGTTCTCATCTTCTGCTCACCGCACACCTGTAGACCTTAAGGTTGGGCTTCCATGTTTATATTTGTCACTGCAGAAACATTTGTTTATTCATTATAGTGACTTTTCACTTTGTTAACTTAAGATCGCTAAATTAACAGGACAAATGGCGTAACCTTATTAAAGCAAGCTGCGCTGAGGAACAGCGGAAGAAAGAGGTCAGTTCAAATGTTTCTATTTCCTATCGTTTTACCAGTCTGATTTTATAAAGGGGTTTAGCAATTGTGATTTTATCTTCTAATCAAGCAAATGCACGAGTGATATTAAATTGGAACTTAAAGAAACATGGATGATAAATTGGCATACAATAGGAAACCTATTGGGTTTATGTTGTGATTTGTTTATTGGATAAATTGATGAACTTCCTAGAATTGACAGATGCAGGATAAGAAAGGAAGAAATCAGCCCTGGCGCCCTTTGCCCAAGTCCATTTTGCGACGGGTTCGTGAACTTGCCATGATTTATCCATGTCCATATAATGGTAACTCTGAGGATTTGAATGTTTGCCAGGATTCTTCTACCTCGTATTCTTCCATTAAAACTGGCAGCTCACCACATATAAGGGGGAAAAAATTGCATAGGAAAATTGCACTTTAGTATAGATACCTTGAGGTTTGCCAGGCAGATTTACATAATCATTAGCCGATCTGTCTTTTAAACTAGAACATCTTTTGACCAGGAGTGTGATTCTCTTTAATAATATAGACCGCATTGCTCTAGCACAATAATGTGCATATAACCAGTGTCCAACAGAAAGTGCTTATAATCAGCATCTTGATTGTAAGAGATGCTTTGTATATAATTCAGTGGCATCTGCAAGTGTAATATGTAGCTGGTTAAGCAGTTCTCCTTGTGGATGATTTGGGTTGCCTGAAATTGATCTTGCGTACTTATGTGCCCAAAGGGGGCTTAGATTGATGTTTTAATTGTATAATTCTTTTTCATTAGAAACAAGGAACTtggatttataaatataaactttaAAAAACTACTATCATATTACTGGGGTATATAGTGGTATATGGTATTGATTAATTATAGTTTCCATGGACCTTGATTAGTTTTAAACTTGAGGAAATTAAAACCCTTGACACAAAACTCTCCTGTTCATTTTCCTTGTCCAATTTTTGTGGGCATCTCCCTGAATCACACAATTTTCATCGACGAACACACGTTTCCACCTTTTAATTCATTTAATGCCCAGTTGGATGGCTGTGGAAATGAGAATTAATcgttttatttatctttatcataaatttatcgatggtttttgttttgataaattagaaaattttgaTCCTAATCATGAATTAaatgtgtgatttttttgataaatcagaaATTTTTGATGAAATCAAAGTATAGTCAGtaaatttattaagaaaatttaaaaattaatctggAATTTTTAGAATAAATCCTTATATTCTTGATATCTTTGTCAGAACATAATATCCGGTTTAGTACAGAGCAGGTCACCAAGTCTCGGATGCAACATTTATGTTTTCCTTTTGGAAAAATTCATTGTGTCGTAACTATCTTTTACTGTGCAATGTTCATGATATCTTTGTCggaacataatatttttttagtacTGAACAGGTCACCAAGTCTCCCATGCACCGTTTATGTTATCCTTTTGGAAAAATTCATTGTGTTGtatttatcttttactcagtagtGTTCCTGTATGCATCTACAATAACaaattttgattaaactaaCAACTGCTCATTATTTAGGAACATAAGTATCAGATAATTTTTACAgcattttaaaagaattttacaGACATTCACTTAGGAGAGACATCGACAAGAAGCAAGAAGATAAGTCCTGACAAAGacaaaaagtataaaaataaacaTTACTCCTGACTGTATGCCGTTTAGCAGATTGGCAGAGGAGCACCATTCCATGACTGTAGACACTCCAACAATGGATCAATTATCTCTCCTTTGGTCATTGCTGTGAATACCTTATCGAACTCTTCTCCGGGGGACGTCACCTTTTCTCCGGTAAGATATTCGGTTCCCAGTTCTTCCCTCACAAACTTGTACAGTGGATATGACCTGCACTCCTTAATCCTGTTAGGGATCGCTGGATTTCCACTTTCTACCGCGGCTCTAGCACTTTCAACTTCTTTAGGCAGAAGGGCCTTCAGTTCATCCTCGAATGCTGCAATCTTTTGGAAGATGGAAGTGCTCAAGTTCCTCTCTTTATCACCATTATTCAATGCGTGCTCAACTAGAGTTTCCCTTAGTTTTTGCATCAAGGGGTAAGTTGCACTGCAGGGATCATCAATGTACGCAAAAATGTATTCGCGGTCTACAACTCTGAGCAAGTCTTTCTCACAGAATCTTGAGGGATGGAGTTCACCGTTGACACCCATGGTTAGAACTCGCTTAGCTACTTGGCTCACTGTGTTTTTGACAGTGCTCTTCATATTCTCTTCCAGATGCCTCAAGTCTATAGCTTGGCAGAGGCCCACTAAAAATGTTGTAGACATGAGCTTCAAAATTTCTACAGCTTCAGATGTTTTCCTCGAAGATATTAAGCCCAGTGAGTTGACATCTTGATTGTGTTGTTCAGCACTTTGGACATGGTTAGTCACTGGATTGGCCAAAAACTGGAGTTCAGAGCAGTATGATGCCATGGCGATTTCAGCACCCTTGAATCCATAATCCAAGCTCGGGTTACGGCCTCCAGACAAGTTTGATGGCAACCCATTGTTGTAAAAATCGTTGACAAGTTCTGAAAATTGTGCAAACATCAATTTTCCAATGGCGGCTATAGCCAAACGTGTATTGTCCATGGAAACACCGATTGGGGTTCCCTGGAAATTTCCACCATGTATAGCCTTGTTCCTGGAAACATCAATCAACGGGTTATCATTGACAGAGTTGATCTCTCTCTCAATCATTTTAGTCGATGATCTGATCACTTCAATTTGAGGACCAAGCCATTGAGGAGATGTTCTCAGAGCATATCTGTCTTGTTTTGGTTTCTGTAACGGATCCATTTCATGAAGCTTCTGAGCAGCCTTAACGTAAGCGCTTCCATCCAATATGTGTTCCATTATAGCTGCAGCCTCAATTTGTCCTGGATGGTGCTTCAACTTATGTGTCAAGTGATCGGTGAATTCAGGCTTTCCTTGCATGACTTCAGCGAAAATTGCTGACATAACTTCAGCTAGAACCGCTAATATATTAGCCTCAAAAAGTACCATAGAGGCCATGCCAGAACCAACAGCTGTTCCATTAACAAGCGCTAGGCCTTCTTTTGGCTGCAACTCGAAAAATCCACCTTCCACTCCAGCAAGCTTAAACGCTTCCTCGGGGCTGAGAGTTACTCCAGTAGGTCCAACAGCCTTGGAGTTCGGGCGGCCAGTGAGCAGTCCAGCAATGTAGGACAATGGCACAAGATCACCAGAAGCCGTGATTGTGCCACGGAGTGGCAAACAAGGAGTAATGTTGTGGTTAAGAAACTTGGTAATGGCTTCAAGGATTTCGAATCTGATTCCAGAGTAGCCTTGGAGAAGTGTGTTGATTCTCACCAGCATTGCTGCTCTAGTTGCCGAGTGTGGTAAAGTGTTGTTACCAGCTTCAGCTCCACTGCCGAATATTCCAGCATTCAAGAACCTGCAATTATTTGCAAAGTGTTTTTAGTTACATGCTGCAAGTCTGACCATTTCAACATAATACAATATTATAGCATTACTTAAGATCTAATTGcagtttaattattcaaattatagTTTAAGCTGTCAGAGATCAATCATTAGTTAACACTTAACACAATCGCCAGATCCAGGGCGGCAGGACAAAGAGTTAATGCCAACCATTTTTTATAGGTTGGTTCTTTTGTACTCAATGTTGTTTATAGTATATGTACCCCAGATTtaaatattaacaaacaaatacgataataaaaataagtaacTTTTATACCACAAACTATGTGGTCAAATAATAAATGACTGTAGCAGAGAGACAGGCATGCATTATTTTGGACCAACTACTTTTCCATCATCTTTGTTTTGCCAATAATAAAAAGCATTTATAGAAAACTAACCAAATATCTGCTGCTCTTTTCTGGTCTAAAAGAATAACCAAGTTTTGCATTTTTTATGGCTGAGGAAATTAGGAGCTGGCGAATTTCTGGAAGACCCAAATGAATGACTAAAAAGCTCTGCCACTTTCGTACCAAAATAAACTTAATCATCCCACCTAACATCTCTTAACCCTCGTGTTAATatacatatactccctccgtcttatTTTACATGCCCTTTTcgagggaaaaaaaaattgtttcaaaatacttgtcttaTTTCTATTTTCAGAAcaattttttgaatgttttcCTAAAGAACACCCTTTGAATACAAGTTTTAATGGTTTACAAACATACATATACGCATAAATCAATTTAATCAAAGAAACATATAATAAGGGACGGAGGAGTATTAATCAGTCATATCAACTACAGTAATTCTTTTTAAGAAGTTAATCTATCATTACTTGATAGAGATATTCATCACCAACTCCTCATCTTGATTCTTTTCATTACTTAATAAATCCATCACCAATCTTAATCTTTTTTTGAACCAACGCTCTTTTTCCTCACCAACTCCTCTTCGTGATTCTTTTCATTGTGACGACTTGAAGattttataaacttttattaCACTCACAAGCTTGGACAAAAGCAGTACTGTATTATGTATTATCATCACAGGAGCAAACCACCAAGATTGTTGTCTTAATTTTTCTTCCCATTTTAAGACATCATGTTAAATAATCAATCGAAAATGTAGTAGTTAATAAATACTCCATATAACTCATTTTaactgtttttaatttttttccgtCTTGATAGTGTCAAAAACCCGAACATCAGTTAAAATAGGACGGAAAAGGAGTATTAAAAAAACGGAATTTTTGCATACCTAATGAGCTCCTTCTGAAGAGCGCCACCTTGCTTAGTCCTCCTATGAGAAGTAGCACCAAAGCCAGTAGTGACACCATAACTATCCGTCCCTTTGTTCATGCTCTCCATCACCCAGTCGCTACTCGCCTTAACGCCGGCTCTCGCCGCCTCCGAGAGCTCCACCTTGACGCCACTATCATCTCTCGCCGAGATCGCCGCCACCTGCGATATCGTCAGCGTCTCTCCGCCCAGCTTCACCACCGGCTTCCTGTACTCCGCCACCATCCTCTTCACCTCCTCCAAATGGCTCCCCTTCAGCGCCTCCGCCGCCACTCCCCAGCTCAACGGATCCTCCTTCTTCATGCACAAATCCACCCCGTTCCCGTTCTCATGATGCCCGTTCGTATACGCCATTTCgttacacacaaaaaaaaataaactacacCACGTAACGtttttctcaaaataaatatattcacaACGTAAcgagtatttatttatttcaagaGAGAATCGAGAATGAGAACGAGGAGACGGAATAATATAAATGCGGAAGTTGGATGGAATAAGCACCAAGTTCCTGAGGAGTGGTAGCTGAGACAAGTGGTTTATATAGAATGAGAGGGTTGGGCTTGAGGGGTAGATAGTAGTATAGTACTAGTGTATGAAAATTATACAAAGGTGTTTTTGGTAGGTGGGGATTATGATTTCTTTGAAAATTATAAGGGTGGGTTGGGTTGAGTGACGGACGGCCATAAGGAGGGGTTTGTTGGAACTTCATCGCGGCCGTTCGTTTTACTTGTTTATGGGCTTATCAAGGGCTGGGATGGTTGTTGACGTGGATATGGTTTTTGCAAGAGTTTTAAACCCGGTTCTTTTGGGTCTGAGATGAGATCACGAGTGGGAGAATGCTATTGGGGTTGGTGGGGATTTTCTTTTgtgtaatttcttttattatcgTGCTCACTCGTTTTCTTTTTATGTTTGTGAATCTGAGAGGCCGTATGGTATGGGATTCAGATTTTAAGCATTTTTTGTAATTCAGAtcgagattatttaaaatatattaaaatcttgaatattcaattaggattttaaaatattttatagaatctgatggtatttaattagaattttaaattatgctttaatatctcatggtattcaattgagattgttcaatttaaactttattaaaatatgatagtCACATGTTactggatttttttggatttataaaattataaattttatgagATTCTTGaacgtattttaaattttttgaatcatactaaaatttataagattttgaagtattgtggtTAAATCATTAGAATTTATATCAACACAGTGGTATTCTATCAAGAATCCACAcataatcaaaatcacatataatttattaaaattaacaattcattaaaatcgcAGTGGAATACACCAACTTCATACTTATTTTGACTTTCTTAATTTCCTTATCTGTGTAGCTCCAACATTGACCTTCTGCTTTGGGCAAGTGCTCTCGTGTGTGTAATCAGATTAATCAGTCAAAATTAGGCGTTTAGTAATGTAAGAGGAAGGAAATGATGTGGGTATGTAAAAATCTTTTGATTTGttattagttaaaatattattggATGAGATGAAAAtaatctataatttattttaaatttttttatcaaaaaattgttatatattaattttgatatgcGAAGAGTACTGATATAAAAAAGAATTTGACAATATTAtccaataatttatttaaatcagtgtttttaaatcccaaaatatgctctgacaaaaaaaatccagaAATATGCTTATCAACTTTTCtattactagcttatagcccgtgcaaggcacggaagctttttaattatttataaatttcttaaatatattttaaatagtgtgaagaaatttaatttataaataataaattaaaattttcaataaaataaaattcgaaattataatttgtttgtaagttagaactgtggtaaatacatcatcacagcTATTAAtcgcttcaaataaactattgtaatgaaGTCATTCCTTTTCACGTATGTAccctgccaaagtattaaattctttctatcaaattttaatatattttgagtggaatacgttattgccaactcttattagattatatttataaatgtattttatattagaattattatagtgTGATTTAAATAGCCCGCAAGGGTTGATTtagctggttaaagagaggacatgtatcctcttggtcacaggttcgactcccaaAGGGTGGATTAACGGGTAGCGGTTGCGGGTTCCtaggttaaaaaaaaataaaaaaatatataatgtgatttaaatatttttcaaaaaatttatatgttttaaattaaattgataaacataatttgtttttgaattaagaaaaggaatcataaacatgcaataagaaggtagaatctattttggattaagaaaatttttttgtatttgctaatcacataaatccggcttattaattttaaaatatattataaaaaaattgtgacggtgagatttatatgattctacgaataaaactggtaggaaatatttatttgggattaaaaaaatcatatacacgtgaaagatagaatttgttttggattcagaaaaggaattataaatatgcaaggtgatatcagttgccttgtagaacagaagttaattttccaatctaacggtgcttatttgttcaatataagatccaacggatgataagcttttggaccagagtaccatgcgaccaaattatctacCTTAcacttattatatattatatataagtatataatatgatatttacgGGTAGAACACCTTTTGCATGCGCATGTATGCGTGtttctttttatcttttttctttGGTTAGGAACTGAGGGTTCACACTTAAACAAACATATGCGATCCGATTAGTATTAGAAAAGCTTTGTTATTATGGCGGAATACTGGAATCTCAAAAATGACATGAACAAGCTAAATTCTGGATTCCCGGGCCGCATAATGTTCAACAGGATCATCTCATCAATTGTTGTTCCCGCGGACATGAAAAAAAAAGGCTCAAATTTcggtaaatatttatataataatttcaaaaatagtaattttgAAAAGTATTTAGTTTATCTGAAAATAGTCTAGCATATTTTCACAGGAAAAAACcataaaatatttgcaaattttactatgatcataatatttttttaaaatagtataCCCCAATATGtgtctatattaatatataattaaataattagttttaatttttggcaATATCTTTTATCATCGTAACATAACAATTCTAAACAACactcttaaataaaaaaatatataattaaaatcttgaCGAATTAATAGATTCACAATTAcgacaaaatttaattttgtccggtaaaattttattgaagttgaatatacattatattaattatattagataacaaatgtatttaaaatattaacttctttataatttatgttaatGAGTACTAGTTTATCAAGGTTCCATCATAAAAATAttactgtaattttttttttccaagttTCAATTGAGTTATTACGGGCAACATGAATGGgcggtgttttttttttgggctAAATTTAAAGGACGGTGTCTTGGAAGAAGTTATTGATGTCAAAAGATATTATTGAAAACGGCAAAAGCATgtgaaaaatattcaatttcacATCTAAGTTTAGTAAATGAAACataattaaatacttaaaatttaaatttaaattattgtttattaaaacaaattgtTTATAGTTtcttttatatcaaatattaaaataaaatatgaaacgaAATCTATCAATAAGTGTAcaagtaaatatatttattttcataaaataaatgtattttttcttttttcttcttttcctaGAAATGTCTTCCgtctttttttctttgtttttttttggaaatgCCTTCCACTTTTCAACCTCTATTTTGTAAGACTTGAGATTGAGCCGGTTTATGCAAGTTACGAGCGATAGTAGATGGTGAATTGGTCAAACTGAAAGAACGCGTGTTCcggttatattatattttcgtaGAAATAATGCCTGAAGGTAGTGCCATATTCAACGAAAATTCAAATAAAGTGATAGGAATCGCCGTGTAATATCTCataattttaagaataatattaattgattaataataataataacaataaattataattggattacaattagaatttaaaattgaatttgaatATTGGATCTAAAATATGGAACAGACTTGTATTcagataattaataattttaaaattaggattttgaGACTCTCTATATATTCATTGTATTCTATATATACTTTTGAGAGCAGCCCGACCTTTTCTTccattttattacaaaaatacgTGTTCACACAAATCAGATTTATTGTAAACTTTGTTGAAAATTTAATTCTTATTAGAATTCGATAATTCTTGATGTTTTgaaaatttctttaaatttcCTACAACTTTGTTCACAATGTTTTTCCAGATTCTATTTCAAACtattttcaaaattacaaaacttaTTTGGTTCCCATTTTTCTCTTCTAATTCTGGATCAActtatgttttatttaattcctGATTCGTTATGAGTCCGTGTTTATGAGTCTTACCTCTCAGAAAGatcttttatttaattcccAATTCGATGTTGATGTAAGTATCTGATTGATCTTTTTAGTGttttaatgtttatatttgaTTCCATAAATTTGGGCTAAGTGATGATAGTTTTAATTGATATGCATTCTCGTTTATGTGCGATGTGTGGGCAATAATTTTGGAACTCTGGTTTATGTCATGGTTTGTgagaataagaaaaagaataagGACAGAATCACCGGGTTGTAGTGACAGTTATTAGAAAATTAAGGACCGTCATCACGGGGTTGTAGTGATCTtggtataaataatataatgagTTCAAGTTATTTTTCTTTATGTGAGTATGGGATCGTATCGTATTGATTAAGAATATGAAATGT of the Daucus carota subsp. sativus chromosome 4, DH1 v3.0, whole genome shotgun sequence genome contains:
- the LOC108217251 gene encoding uncharacterized protein LOC108217251 isoform X2 produces the protein MDQVPDEMPPEVQPGHLQETDSIFNTFVGFSDGVAHFNFDSHLEKFSSGFKNGDSGTIFVSDSSTTLSPVLKCNSLEKINSESNRKLSFKHESETLKDMNHSELHTSYATKNAEKQVDVSDHLLRGVGSDHMEKDTAFSLGITGEGVSYSSRNVQDDEGRVVGRDIGLGSFNVHESEPSCQRNNVCASQRRSRKPTLRYIDESSEPISKHSKKRRRISTAPSAMKTSGVGSNAIKSRTPVLCSDESFMEAIQVPFDSQVQVPVESQKQVPVDSRVKVLVDSRVKVPVDSQVKVPVYSHVKAPVDYKKQAQGESQVWKECRKQLALVEYHTPDSATETSLDKLEHDFSTPVISKKVKCSRKHKVWTIAEVRDLIDGVSQYGVGKWTEIKKLLFSSSAHRTPVDLKDKWRNLIKASCAEEQRKKEDKKGRNQPWRPLPKSILRRVRELAMIYPCPYNGNSEDLNVCQDSSTSYSSIKTGSSPHIRGKKLHRKIAL
- the LOC108217251 gene encoding uncharacterized protein LOC108217251 isoform X1 — translated: MDQVPDEMPPEVQPGHLQETDSIFNTFVGFSDGVAHFNFDSHLEKFSSGFKNGDSGTIFVSDSSTTLSPVLKCNSLEKINSESNRKLSFKHESETLKDMNHSELHTSYATKNAEKQVDVSDHLLRGVGSDHMEKDTAFSLGITGEGVSYSSRNVQDDEGRVVGRDIGLGSFNVHESEPSCQRNNVCASQRRSRKPTLRYIDESSEPISKHSKKRRRISTAPSAMKTSGVGSNAIKSRTPVLCSDESFMEAIQVPFDSQVQVPVESQKQVPVDSRVKVLVDSRVKVPVDSQVKVPVYSHVKAPVDYKKQAQGESQVWKECRKQLALVEYHTPDSATETSLDKLEHDFSTPVISKKVKCSRKHKVWTIAEVRDLIDGVSQYGVGKWTEIKKLLFSSSAHRTPVDLKDKWRNLIKASCAEEQRKKEMQDKKGRNQPWRPLPKSILRRVRELAMIYPCPYNGNSEDLNVCQDSSTSYSSIKTGSSPHIRGKKLHRKIAL
- the LOC108217251 gene encoding uncharacterized protein LOC108217251 isoform X3, producing MDQVPDEMPPEVQPGHLQETVVGFSDGVAHFNFDSHLEKFSSGFKNGDSGTIFVSDSSTTLSPVLKCNSLEKINSESNRKLSFKHESETLKDMNHSELHTSYATKNAEKQVDVSDHLLRGVGSDHMEKDTAFSLGITGEGVSYSSRNVQDDEGRVVGRDIGLGSFNVHESEPSCQRNNVCASQRRSRKPTLRYIDESSEPISKHSKKRRRISTAPSAMKTSGVGSNAIKSRTPVLCSDESFMEAIQVPFDSQVQVPVESQKQVPVDSRVKVLVDSRVKVPVDSQVKVPVYSHVKAPVDYKKQAQGESQVWKECRKQLALVEYHTPDSATETSLDKLEHDFSTPVISKKVKCSRKHKVWTIAEVRDLIDGVSQYGVGKWTEIKKLLFSSSAHRTPVDLKDKWRNLIKASCAEEQRKKEMQDKKGRNQPWRPLPKSILRRVRELAMIYPCPYNGNSEDLNVCQDSSTSYSSIKTGSSPHIRGKKLHRKIAL
- the LOC108217251 gene encoding uncharacterized protein LOC108217251 isoform X5, producing MDQVPDEMPPEVQPGHLQETDSIFNTFVGFSDGVAHFNFDSHLEKFSSGFKNGDSGTIFVSDSSTTLSPVLKCNSLEKINSESNRKLSFKHESETLKDMNHSELHTSYATKNAEKQVDVSDHLLRGVGSDHMEKDTAFSLGITGEGVSYSSRNVQDDEGRVVGRDIGLGSFNVHESEPSCQRNNVCASQRRSRKPTLRYIDESSEPISKHSKKRRRISTAPSAMKTSGVGSNAIKSRTPVLCSDESFMEAIQVPFDSQVQVPVESQKQVPVDSRVKVLVDSRVKVPVDSQVKVPVYSHVKAPVDYKKQAQGESQVWKECRKQLALVEYHTPDSATETSLDKLEHDFSTPVISKKVKCSRKHKVWTIAEVRDLIDGVSQYGVGKWTEIKKLLFSSSAHRTPVDLKIAKLTGQMA